One window from the genome of Marinobacter sp. LV10R510-11A encodes:
- the paaG gene encoding 2-(1,2-epoxy-1,2-dihydrophenyl)acetyl-CoA isomerase PaaG, producing MTEQSVLLDIDQGIAKVTLNRPKSLNSFNVEMHEEMRAALKTIRNDHTVRVMLLTGNGRGFCAGQDLSDRSVKPGAEAPDLGFSIETYYNPLLQAIRDLPMPVICAVNGVAAGAGANIALACDITLAARSANFVQAFCKIGLIPDSGGTWTLPRAVGMARAKGLALLGDKLSAEKAEQWGMIWQCVEDDALQDEAMKLARHFSTQPTKGLAMIKRALHASANNSFEEQSLMERDLQRLAGRTDDYREGVAAFMEKRAPEFKGK from the coding sequence ATGACTGAGCAGAGTGTGCTTCTCGATATCGATCAGGGCATTGCCAAAGTCACCCTGAATCGCCCAAAGAGCCTCAACAGCTTTAACGTTGAAATGCATGAAGAGATGCGCGCTGCGCTAAAAACCATCCGCAACGATCACACTGTGCGGGTCATGCTGCTTACTGGTAATGGCCGCGGTTTCTGTGCCGGCCAGGATTTGTCGGATCGGAGCGTAAAGCCTGGCGCCGAGGCACCGGATTTAGGTTTCTCCATCGAAACCTACTACAACCCGCTGCTGCAGGCGATTCGAGATCTGCCCATGCCGGTGATTTGTGCGGTAAATGGCGTGGCCGCCGGCGCAGGCGCGAACATTGCCCTGGCCTGTGACATCACGTTGGCAGCACGCTCCGCTAACTTTGTTCAGGCCTTTTGCAAGATTGGCCTTATTCCCGACTCGGGCGGTACTTGGACCCTACCGCGCGCAGTAGGAATGGCTCGAGCAAAAGGCCTGGCCTTATTGGGTGACAAGCTGAGCGCTGAAAAGGCGGAACAGTGGGGCATGATTTGGCAGTGCGTAGAAGACGACGCCCTGCAGGATGAAGCCATGAAACTGGCCCGTCATTTCTCCACCCAGCCCACCAAAGGCCTAGCAATGATCAAGCGTGCCCTTCACGCCAGCGCCAACAACAGCTTTGAAGAACAATCATTAATGGAACGGGATCTGCAGCGACTGGCGGGGCGCACCGACGACTACCGTGAAGGCGTGGCTGCCTTCATGGAAAAGCGCGCACCCGAATTCAAGGGGAAATAA
- the paaH gene encoding 3-hydroxyacyl-CoA dehydrogenase PaaH — translation MQPLATDTPVAVIGAGAMGSGIAQVAAQAGHRVFLLDQREGAAEAGRQSVAKQLQRRIDKGKMEQSTLDALLDRIKPINELSELAGAGLVIEAIVEDLDIKRSLLAGLEDVCGEKTILATNTSSISVTALGANMKHPERLVGMHFFNPAPLMALVEVIKGLATSNEIAQSVYATAAQWGKKPVTATSTPGFIVNRVARPFYAESLRLLQEQATDSATLDAILREAGSFRMGPFELTDLIGHDVNYAVTSSVFNSYYQDTRFLPSLVQKELVDAGRLGRKSGQGFYSYAEGAQKPEPATAEAASCDADALIVEGNPGPLAALVTRLSESGLNVIERDGPGRLCFGDAVLALTDGRMATERAAAEACNNLILLDLAFDYSKASRLAIAAADQAPAQAVNDACALLQKAGIAVSHIADRPGLVVMRTVATLANEAADAALYGVASISDIDLAMKAGLNYPEGPLRWSDNLGFSLLHTVLTHIQQSYGEDRYRPALLLRKNRFAEKGFYS, via the coding sequence ATGCAACCACTCGCCACCGACACCCCCGTTGCCGTTATCGGCGCCGGTGCCATGGGCTCCGGCATTGCGCAGGTAGCTGCACAAGCAGGCCACCGAGTATTCCTACTCGATCAGCGCGAGGGTGCCGCCGAGGCAGGCCGTCAAAGCGTCGCCAAACAGCTGCAGCGTCGGATTGATAAGGGAAAGATGGAGCAATCCACGCTGGACGCACTTCTGGACCGTATCAAACCGATTAACGAACTTAGTGAGCTTGCAGGCGCTGGCCTGGTGATCGAGGCCATCGTTGAAGATCTCGATATCAAACGTAGCTTGCTGGCCGGTCTTGAGGACGTTTGCGGAGAGAAAACCATTCTGGCCACCAATACTTCGTCCATATCTGTAACGGCCTTGGGTGCAAACATGAAGCACCCCGAGCGCCTGGTGGGCATGCACTTTTTTAACCCGGCGCCCCTCATGGCACTGGTAGAAGTCATCAAAGGTTTGGCCACTAGCAACGAGATTGCCCAAAGCGTTTACGCGACTGCCGCTCAGTGGGGAAAGAAGCCCGTTACTGCCACGTCTACACCTGGTTTTATTGTTAACCGGGTAGCACGACCTTTTTATGCCGAAAGCCTGCGCCTACTGCAGGAACAAGCAACGGACAGCGCAACACTCGACGCCATCCTGCGCGAAGCAGGCAGCTTTCGTATGGGGCCGTTTGAGCTGACTGATCTTATCGGCCACGACGTGAACTACGCAGTAACCTCCTCAGTTTTTAATTCCTACTACCAAGACACTCGTTTTCTGCCTTCTCTGGTTCAGAAAGAGCTGGTGGATGCTGGCCGGTTAGGCCGCAAGAGTGGCCAGGGCTTTTATAGCTACGCCGAAGGCGCGCAAAAACCTGAGCCTGCAACCGCCGAAGCCGCGAGCTGCGATGCAGACGCTCTCATTGTGGAAGGCAACCCGGGCCCACTGGCAGCACTGGTTACTCGCCTGAGCGAAAGCGGCCTCAACGTCATCGAGCGCGACGGCCCTGGCCGCCTGTGCTTTGGCGATGCCGTACTGGCACTCACCGATGGCCGCATGGCTACCGAGCGTGCTGCGGCTGAAGCCTGCAACAACCTTATTTTGCTGGACCTGGCGTTTGATTACAGCAAGGCCAGCCGCCTAGCTATTGCCGCGGCAGATCAAGCGCCCGCACAGGCGGTGAACGACGCCTGCGCTCTGCTGCAAAAAGCTGGCATTGCCGTAAGCCACATCGCCGACCGACCGGGCCTAGTGGTTATGCGCACTGTTGCCACCTTGGCTAATGAAGCCGCCGACGCCGCCTTGTACGGCGTGGCGTCTATCAGTGATATCGACCTAGCCATGAAAGCCGGCCTGAACTACCCGGAAGGCCCGCTGCGCTGGAGCGATAACTTAGGGTTCAGCCTGCTGCACACAGTACTGACACACATCCAACAGAGTTACGGCGAAGACCGCTACCGGCCGGCGCTGCTGTTGCGGAAAAACCGGTTTGCCGAAAAGGGGTTCTATTCATGA
- a CDS encoding phenylacetic acid degradation protein PaaY: MPCYRIDGVTPVVHPSAYIHPTAVLIGDVHVGPDCYVGPCASLRGDFGRVVMEQGANLQDTCVVHAFPGRDAIIRRNGHIGHGAVLHGCVIEEDAMVGMNAVVMDEAVIATKSIVGAAAFVKSGFTCEPASLIVGSPAKVLRQLSDKEVSWKQRGTQEYQTLTKRCLENMRECSPLEQVDVDRPTLQIGEHGLKDQ; encoded by the coding sequence ATGCCCTGTTACCGGATTGATGGTGTGACTCCCGTGGTTCATCCTTCGGCATACATACACCCCACCGCCGTGCTTATTGGCGATGTACACGTGGGGCCGGATTGCTACGTTGGACCCTGTGCATCTCTACGCGGTGATTTTGGCCGTGTCGTGATGGAGCAGGGCGCAAACCTGCAAGACACCTGCGTGGTGCATGCGTTTCCTGGGCGCGATGCGATAATTCGTCGCAACGGCCACATAGGTCATGGCGCTGTATTGCACGGCTGTGTGATAGAAGAAGACGCCATGGTGGGGATGAATGCCGTCGTCATGGACGAAGCCGTTATAGCGACCAAATCCATCGTGGGTGCTGCAGCGTTCGTAAAAAGTGGCTTCACGTGTGAGCCAGCCTCTTTGATAGTGGGCTCGCCAGCCAAGGTGCTGCGCCAGCTGAGTGATAAAGAAGTCAGCTGGAAGCAGCGCGGCACCCAGGAGTACCAGACACTGACAAAACGGTGCTTGGAAAATATGAGGGAATGCTCGCCGTTAGAACAGGTGGATGTGGATAGGCCGACATTGCAAATTGGTGAGCATGGTTTGAAAGACCAGTAG
- a CDS encoding NAD(P)/FAD-dependent oxidoreductase: MTQTCIVVGASHAAAQLVTSLRQEGWDGEILVISDERHLPYHRPPLSKAFLSGARTAESLAIRPAAFYEKQNVQFRQGRVTAINRDQQTLTFVEGAGERGSEGENEKESKVLSYDKLALCIGARVRKVDLPGCDLSGIHYLRDMADAESIKANITEGQHAVIIGGGYVGLETAALLRQLGMQVTVLEMGPRILGRVTAPEVSDFYHRVHMESGVRIHTGVSIGGFSGNGQVGKVVCTDGAEFPADLVVIGVGVLPNTELAEMAGLAVENGIVVDEFCRTIDPNIVAAGDCANQFNKLYACRVRLESVPNATEQAKIAAASICGCNKSSASLPWFWSDQYDLKLQIAGLSQGYDQVIVRGDRRTGRSFAAFYLKEGRLIAADCINRPQEFVLSKRIIAQKLTIQPERLADDSVPVKELLMEDSPALASAGR; the protein is encoded by the coding sequence ATGACCCAAACATGCATTGTTGTCGGCGCCAGCCATGCCGCCGCCCAGTTGGTCACCAGCCTTCGCCAGGAAGGCTGGGATGGTGAAATCCTGGTGATCAGTGATGAGCGCCATTTGCCGTATCACCGACCACCGCTTTCCAAGGCTTTTTTGTCTGGCGCGAGAACGGCGGAGAGCTTGGCCATTCGCCCGGCTGCCTTCTATGAAAAGCAAAATGTGCAGTTTCGACAAGGACGCGTTACCGCCATTAACCGAGACCAACAGACGCTGACGTTTGTTGAAGGTGCGGGTGAGAGAGGGAGTGAAGGAGAGAATGAAAAAGAGAGCAAAGTGCTGAGCTATGACAAGCTCGCGCTGTGCATCGGCGCTCGAGTTCGGAAGGTGGATTTGCCCGGTTGCGATCTGAGCGGAATACATTATCTACGAGATATGGCTGACGCTGAATCCATCAAGGCGAATATCACCGAAGGCCAGCATGCCGTCATCATCGGTGGTGGTTATGTGGGTCTGGAAACCGCAGCATTGCTCAGGCAACTGGGCATGCAGGTGACCGTGTTAGAGATGGGGCCGCGAATACTGGGGCGGGTAACCGCGCCGGAAGTGTCTGATTTCTACCATCGTGTGCACATGGAAAGTGGTGTTCGTATTCACACCGGTGTCTCTATTGGTGGGTTTTCCGGTAACGGCCAAGTGGGAAAAGTGGTTTGCACAGATGGCGCCGAGTTCCCCGCTGATTTGGTTGTTATTGGCGTGGGTGTGCTACCGAATACAGAGTTAGCCGAGATGGCTGGCCTTGCCGTGGAAAACGGTATTGTGGTGGATGAGTTCTGCCGTACCATCGACCCCAACATTGTGGCTGCGGGGGACTGCGCCAACCAGTTTAACAAACTGTACGCGTGTCGCGTGCGCCTGGAATCCGTGCCTAACGCCACTGAGCAGGCCAAGATTGCTGCTGCGTCTATCTGTGGGTGTAATAAAAGCTCTGCGAGCCTGCCTTGGTTCTGGTCAGATCAGTACGATTTGAAACTACAGATTGCTGGGTTGAGCCAAGGTTATGACCAAGTGATTGTTCGCGGAGATAGGCGCACAGGTCGAAGTTTTGCTGCCTTCTACTTGAAGGAAGGGCGGTTGATCGCTGCGGATTGTATAAACCGCCCCCAGGAGTTTGTGCTGAGCAAACGAATCATTGCGCAAAAACTGACCATTCAGCCAGAGCGGTTGGCGGATGATTCCGTGCCGGTAAAAGAATTGCTGATGGAGGATAGCCCGGCACTGGCCAGTGCCGGGCGTTGA
- a CDS encoding AraC family transcriptional regulator produces the protein MSDEQQAAAKVGGNTACIPTNYSRLIARVLGLHARELPTLLAQTGVSVDQLIQDDTLLTSSQQMQILQNALRLSDDEMFGLRVGQCLTPTTHGAMGFLASSSPNLLIALRAFETYLPTRSDFSHLELKRSKEYWECYCYFDVELNADVHRFISEAYASILFQCAEFIIGQPVEGARICFSFEKPDYSQRYAEFLPGNIEFSSSQLILKVPANLCDIPNASANHENYSLALRQCQSMLQKLPLKTNNWTHRLQKMMLSHPPGVLSEEEAAAMLFISKRTLARRLGLEGRNFRSIRDEILSQQASSYLHTSNMSVDAIAAVLSYHDSSNFRRAFKRWFQLTPDQYRKQVRFKNT, from the coding sequence ATGAGCGATGAGCAGCAGGCCGCAGCGAAGGTTGGCGGCAATACCGCCTGCATCCCCACCAACTATTCTCGCCTGATCGCTCGAGTGCTGGGGTTGCATGCTCGCGAGCTACCAACCTTACTCGCGCAAACAGGGGTTTCAGTCGATCAGTTGATACAGGACGACACGCTGCTGACATCCAGCCAGCAGATGCAGATTCTACAAAATGCTTTGCGGTTATCCGATGACGAGATGTTCGGGCTAAGAGTTGGCCAATGCCTAACGCCTACTACTCACGGTGCCATGGGCTTTTTGGCCAGCAGCAGCCCCAACCTGCTGATCGCCCTGAGGGCATTCGAGACGTATCTTCCCACGCGTTCAGACTTCTCCCACCTGGAGTTGAAGCGCAGCAAGGAGTATTGGGAGTGTTATTGTTATTTTGATGTGGAGCTTAATGCGGATGTGCATCGCTTTATATCGGAAGCCTATGCGTCGATACTTTTTCAGTGCGCAGAGTTCATTATCGGGCAACCGGTAGAGGGCGCTCGCATCTGCTTCTCCTTTGAGAAGCCTGATTATAGCCAGCGCTATGCTGAGTTTCTGCCCGGGAACATCGAGTTCTCCTCCTCCCAGTTGATACTGAAAGTGCCTGCCAACCTGTGCGACATTCCCAATGCGTCTGCAAACCACGAGAACTACTCACTGGCGTTACGGCAATGCCAATCGATGCTGCAAAAGTTACCGCTCAAGACCAACAACTGGACGCATCGACTGCAGAAAATGATGCTATCGCACCCGCCAGGTGTGCTCAGCGAGGAAGAGGCAGCCGCCATGCTATTTATCAGCAAACGCACACTGGCACGAAGGCTGGGGCTGGAGGGTCGCAATTTTCGCAGTATCCGCGACGAAATACTGTCGCAGCAGGCAAGCAGTTATCTGCACACCAGTAATATGTCGGTGGATGCGATTGCAGCCGTCCTCAGCTACCATGACAGCTCTAATTTTCGACGGGCATTCAAACGCTGGTTTCAGCTAACGCCTGATCAGTATCGAAAACAGGTAAGGTTCAAAAACACATGA
- a CDS encoding class I adenylate-forming enzyme family protein, giving the protein MPTSPEVSLNMIDRVSVGDILTRTSDVFPNNIAMVDGDRTITYRAFEDQANQAANALRALGLTPGETVGLLARNCLELMISYMACAKANLVCAPVNLGLKPHEMAYCLKDCGARVLIVEESLAEAGKGLPAHLPALEHVYWTGSTTTEGGGKSWKTFESLVQSGSTNPVEVLTGDRDPVQLLYTSGTTANPKGVITSHLAVTMTAMSNTIANQTPPQASILCTLPLFHCTAINALAIPTIMTGGKLVLTKGFDAKECARLIEEHSVYMFVFLPMMYQAVLADPEARSRDFSSVRRAFYAMAPMAEPVLKKVHELLPNADVVLGSGQTEFTPMTCMIRPEHQWSKAGSWGSAAPLTRVAIMDDEGNLLPPGQSGEIVYRGPQSMTRYFNLPEATTEAFKYGWFHSGDIASIDEDGAIWFTDRKKDVIKSGGENVASIEVERCLMGHPAVSEAAVVGLPHDRWGEAITANVILLPDATATESELIDYCKKNIAGFKVPKAIMIVEAFPRTGTGKIQKHMIRKDLEGHYSDK; this is encoded by the coding sequence ATGCCCACAAGCCCTGAAGTGTCTCTAAACATGATTGATCGGGTATCCGTTGGCGACATTCTGACCCGCACGAGCGATGTTTTCCCGAACAACATTGCCATGGTAGACGGCGATCGCACCATCACGTATCGCGCCTTTGAGGATCAGGCTAACCAAGCAGCCAACGCGCTGCGGGCTCTAGGCCTGACGCCAGGCGAAACGGTGGGTCTGCTGGCTCGCAATTGTTTGGAACTGATGATTAGCTATATGGCCTGCGCCAAGGCCAACCTTGTGTGCGCTCCGGTAAACCTGGGTTTAAAACCCCATGAAATGGCCTATTGCCTGAAAGATTGCGGCGCCCGTGTACTGATTGTTGAAGAATCTCTGGCCGAAGCTGGCAAAGGCCTGCCTGCACACCTCCCGGCACTTGAACACGTTTATTGGACTGGCAGCACCACCACCGAAGGCGGCGGTAAATCCTGGAAAACTTTTGAGAGTTTGGTGCAAAGTGGCAGTACCAATCCGGTAGAAGTATTGACCGGTGATCGGGACCCTGTGCAACTGCTCTACACCAGTGGAACCACGGCGAACCCGAAGGGTGTTATCACCAGCCACTTGGCCGTCACCATGACAGCTATGAGCAACACGATTGCCAATCAGACGCCCCCACAAGCGAGCATTCTGTGCACACTGCCGCTGTTCCATTGCACAGCCATCAACGCGCTAGCCATACCCACCATTATGACGGGCGGAAAACTGGTTCTAACCAAGGGGTTCGATGCTAAAGAATGTGCACGCCTGATTGAAGAACACAGTGTGTACATGTTCGTGTTCCTTCCCATGATGTACCAAGCGGTTCTGGCAGACCCAGAAGCCCGTAGCCGGGATTTCTCATCGGTGCGCCGGGCGTTTTATGCCATGGCTCCCATGGCTGAGCCCGTGCTCAAAAAAGTTCACGAACTGCTCCCCAACGCCGATGTTGTCCTCGGCTCCGGCCAGACTGAATTCACTCCGATGACCTGCATGATTCGGCCGGAACACCAGTGGAGCAAAGCCGGCTCCTGGGGCTCCGCAGCACCTTTAACCCGGGTGGCGATCATGGACGATGAAGGCAACCTGCTGCCACCAGGACAGTCTGGGGAGATTGTTTATCGTGGCCCACAGTCCATGACCCGTTACTTCAATCTGCCGGAGGCAACCACCGAAGCCTTCAAATATGGCTGGTTCCACAGTGGTGATATTGCATCTATAGATGAAGACGGCGCCATCTGGTTCACCGACCGCAAGAAGGATGTCATCAAATCCGGTGGCGAGAACGTCGCGTCTATTGAGGTAGAGCGCTGCCTGATGGGCCACCCTGCTGTCTCAGAAGCGGCCGTTGTCGGTTTGCCTCATGACCGCTGGGGCGAAGCGATCACTGCGAACGTCATCTTGTTACCAGACGCAACGGCCACTGAGAGCGAGCTGATCGATTACTGCAAGAAGAACATTGCAGGCTTCAAAGTACCCAAGGCCATCATGATTGTTGAAGCCTTTCCCCGCACAGGCACCGGCAAGATTCAGAAGCACATGATTCGCAAAGATCTTGAAGGGCATTACTCAGACAAGTAA
- the pcaF gene encoding 3-oxoadipyl-CoA thiolase produces MSNDKRLQDAYIVDAVRTPIGRYGGALATVRADDLGAIPMKALKDRYSDLDWAAIDDVLYGCANQAGEDNRDVARMSLLLAGLPVDVPGCTLNRLCGSGMDAIGSAARALRTGEAGLMLAGGVESMSRAPFVMGKADSAFSRKADMFDTTIGWRFVNPLLKKQYGIDSMPETAENVAADFSIAREDQDAFALRSQQRTAAAQKAGRFDNEIVPVSVPRRKQDPLIVDTDEHPRETSLEKLASLGTPFRDGGSITAGNASGVNDGACALLLASGDALKQHNLKPRARVVAMATVGVEPRIMGMGPAPATRKVLKTAGLELADMDVIELNEAFAAQALAVLRDLGLPDDAEHVNPNGGAIALGHPLGMSGARLVTTALNELERRHQQGQRARYALCTMCIGVGQGIALIIERVDSAEY; encoded by the coding sequence ATGAGTAACGATAAACGCTTGCAAGATGCCTACATCGTAGACGCAGTACGCACACCCATTGGCCGCTACGGCGGCGCTCTAGCAACCGTACGCGCCGACGACCTGGGCGCTATTCCCATGAAAGCACTGAAAGACCGGTACAGCGACTTGGATTGGGCGGCCATAGACGACGTACTTTACGGGTGCGCCAACCAGGCTGGTGAAGACAACCGCGACGTAGCCCGCATGTCACTGCTATTGGCTGGTTTGCCGGTTGATGTGCCGGGATGCACCCTCAACCGCCTGTGTGGCTCCGGTATGGACGCCATTGGCAGCGCCGCCCGTGCATTGCGCACGGGCGAAGCCGGCCTAATGCTGGCTGGCGGCGTGGAGTCTATGTCTCGCGCGCCTTTTGTGATGGGCAAAGCGGATTCTGCTTTCAGCCGCAAAGCAGACATGTTCGACACCACCATTGGCTGGCGCTTTGTGAATCCGCTACTGAAAAAGCAGTACGGCATTGATTCCATGCCAGAGACCGCCGAGAACGTCGCCGCCGATTTCAGTATCGCCCGGGAAGACCAGGACGCCTTCGCCCTGCGCAGCCAGCAACGCACCGCTGCCGCTCAGAAAGCGGGCCGTTTTGACAACGAAATCGTGCCAGTGAGCGTACCCCGTCGCAAGCAGGATCCACTGATTGTTGATACCGACGAACACCCCCGGGAAACCAGCTTGGAAAAGCTCGCCAGCCTTGGAACGCCCTTCCGTGATGGCGGCAGCATCACCGCGGGCAACGCCTCCGGGGTAAACGACGGTGCCTGCGCCCTATTGCTGGCCAGTGGCGATGCCCTGAAGCAGCACAACCTCAAGCCGCGCGCCCGAGTGGTTGCCATGGCCACCGTCGGTGTTGAGCCGCGCATTATGGGCATGGGCCCAGCGCCCGCCACCCGCAAGGTGCTGAAGACCGCCGGCCTAGAATTGGCCGACATGGACGTAATTGAGCTAAACGAAGCTTTTGCTGCTCAGGCGCTAGCCGTGCTGCGTGATTTAGGCCTGCCGGATGATGCCGAACACGTAAACCCCAATGGCGGAGCTATTGCCCTCGGGCACCCGCTGGGCATGAGCGGTGCACGCCTGGTAACCACTGCGCTGAACGAACTGGAGCGCCGCCATCAGCAGGGCCAGCGCGCCCGCTATGCGTTGTGCACCATGTGCATCGGTGTAGGACAGGGCATTGCGCTGATTATCGAGCGCGTAGACAGCGCTGAATACTAA
- the paaI gene encoding hydroxyphenylacetyl-CoA thioesterase PaaI, with protein sequence MSNEHHAPDAQKLAQDCAESMYERDQASRNLGMKITHVAPGKATVIMPVTGTMIQGHGSCHGGYLFTLADSAFAFACNSYNKATVASGCSIEYMFGAREGDVLTANAVEQSRGNRTGVYDITLTNQNGHVIALFRGKSYQVRGEVIQSETDQ encoded by the coding sequence ATGAGCAACGAGCACCACGCACCCGATGCGCAAAAATTGGCGCAAGACTGCGCCGAATCTATGTACGAGCGGGATCAAGCCAGCCGTAACCTCGGCATGAAGATTACCCACGTAGCCCCAGGCAAAGCCACGGTCATCATGCCAGTCACCGGTACCATGATTCAGGGCCACGGCTCCTGCCATGGCGGTTACCTGTTTACCCTGGCCGACTCGGCGTTTGCTTTTGCCTGCAATAGCTACAACAAGGCCACCGTCGCATCTGGCTGTTCCATTGAGTACATGTTCGGCGCCCGTGAAGGCGATGTGCTTACCGCCAACGCGGTTGAGCAATCTCGCGGCAACCGCACCGGTGTGTACGACATTACCCTCACCAATCAAAATGGCCATGTGATAGCCCTATTTCGCGGCAAGTCTTACCAAGTACGTGGCGAAGTCATTCAGTCGGAGACCGATCAATGA
- a CDS encoding cytochrome P450, with amino-acid sequence MSIFNLVAEKGAAIVPMPLQIKAAHFIYKAKLKLGKYTEFREFIETPIPDVSTLAIEDIDVSNPFLYRQNRWESYFKRLRDECPVHFQKNSSFGPFWSVTRYEDIMFVDKHYDLFSAEPFIIIGTAPDELAVEMFIAMDPPKHDVQRRAVQGVVAPKNLKEMEGLIRERTQDVLDTLPLDKPFNWVDDVSIELTARMLATLLGFPYEDRRKLVYWSDLAGGGAESTGGSNDTDELFRGMVDMSGYFARLWRDKEAKTAAGEDLGFDLISMLQNNDDTKDMIKKPMEFLGNLALLIVGGNDTTRNSMSGGVLALNRFPDEFTKLKNDPGLISNMVSEIIRWQTPLAYMRRVAKQDVELNGQIIKKGDKVVMWYASGNRDERAIDQPERFIIDRKGARNHLSFGFGVHRCMGNRLAELQLRILWEELLARFDKIEVIGEPEYVQSNFVRGYSKMMVQLTAKPSGA; translated from the coding sequence ATGAGCATCTTCAATTTAGTGGCCGAGAAAGGCGCCGCAATCGTCCCAATGCCCCTGCAAATCAAGGCCGCCCACTTCATTTATAAAGCCAAGCTCAAGCTGGGTAAGTACACAGAGTTTCGGGAATTTATCGAAACGCCGATTCCCGATGTATCAACGCTGGCAATAGAAGATATTGATGTCAGCAACCCGTTTCTCTACAGACAGAATCGTTGGGAGTCGTACTTCAAACGCTTACGTGATGAGTGCCCTGTCCACTTTCAGAAGAACAGCTCGTTCGGCCCGTTTTGGTCTGTCACACGTTATGAGGACATCATGTTCGTGGATAAGCATTACGATCTGTTTTCGGCGGAGCCGTTTATCATAATTGGCACGGCACCTGACGAACTCGCTGTTGAGATGTTCATCGCGATGGATCCACCCAAGCACGATGTGCAGCGTCGAGCCGTTCAAGGTGTCGTAGCGCCGAAGAACCTGAAAGAAATGGAAGGGCTGATTCGTGAACGTACTCAGGATGTTCTGGATACACTCCCATTGGATAAGCCCTTCAACTGGGTGGACGACGTCTCCATAGAGCTAACCGCACGAATGCTGGCGACGTTGCTCGGCTTCCCCTATGAGGATCGCCGAAAACTCGTTTACTGGTCTGATCTGGCGGGTGGCGGAGCGGAGTCGACGGGTGGATCGAACGACACGGATGAGTTGTTCAGGGGCATGGTGGACATGTCCGGGTACTTCGCACGGCTTTGGCGTGATAAGGAAGCGAAAACTGCTGCTGGCGAAGACCTGGGTTTTGACTTGATCAGCATGCTTCAGAACAATGATGACACTAAGGATATGATCAAAAAACCGATGGAGTTTCTGGGCAATCTGGCACTATTGATTGTAGGTGGCAACGACACCACCCGTAACTCGATGTCTGGTGGTGTGCTGGCTCTCAACAGGTTCCCGGACGAGTTTACCAAACTCAAGAACGATCCAGGCCTGATTTCGAATATGGTGTCTGAAATTATTCGCTGGCAAACACCGCTGGCCTATATGCGCCGTGTTGCAAAACAAGATGTCGAGCTAAACGGCCAGATCATAAAGAAAGGCGACAAGGTCGTCATGTGGTACGCCTCTGGTAACCGCGACGAGCGTGCTATCGATCAGCCAGAACGGTTCATTATCGATCGCAAGGGCGCTCGCAATCACCTGTCCTTTGGGTTTGGAGTTCATCGTTGCATGGGCAACCGTTTGGCTGAGCTGCAGCTGCGCATTCTCTGGGAGGAGTTGCTGGCACGCTTTGACAAGATTGAAGTGATCGGTGAGCCAGAATATGTGCAATCCAACTTCGTGCGTGGCTATTCGAAAATGATGGTTCAGCTGACCGCGAAGCCCTCGGGAGCCTGA
- a CDS encoding 2Fe-2S iron-sulfur cluster-binding protein, with product MGSITFIEHDGTQHAVDIEAGKSLMQTAMDNGVPGIDADCGGEAACGTCHVIVDGGWVKTTGSASDEELLMLDLTPDRADTSRLACQIIISDAMDGLVAHLPEFQM from the coding sequence ATGGGCAGCATTACGTTCATCGAGCACGACGGCACACAGCACGCCGTTGACATTGAGGCGGGTAAATCCCTGATGCAGACCGCCATGGATAACGGCGTGCCGGGTATCGATGCAGATTGCGGCGGTGAAGCCGCCTGCGGTACCTGCCATGTGATTGTTGATGGTGGTTGGGTCAAAACCACCGGCAGTGCCAGCGATGAGGAATTACTAATGCTGGACTTAACGCCCGACCGTGCGGATACCTCCCGACTGGCCTGCCAGATTATTATCTCTGATGCGATGGACGGCCTGGTCGCGCACTTGCCTGAGTTTCAAATGTAG